A single window of Pseudoduganella plicata DNA harbors:
- a CDS encoding DNA-3-methyladenine glycosylase family protein yields MVLQSRDKTDAVGRQLVVPPYWEEAKLELMRRDRIMNKLIPQFGDLHLVGHDDPFTTLARSIVNQQVTPKAANAAWQKLLAACPKFTPALVIKAGAAQLADCGLSKRKTEYILDLADNFKTKKVHATEWHAMEDEAVIAELVQIRGITRWTAEMFLIFNLLRPNVLPLDDPRLIAGISHNYFSGEPVSRSDAREVAANWEPFRTVATWYLWRSLDPAAPAVPVE; encoded by the coding sequence GTGCCGCCGTACTGGGAAGAGGCCAAGCTGGAACTAATGCGGCGCGACCGCATCATGAACAAGCTGATCCCCCAGTTCGGCGACCTGCACCTCGTCGGTCACGACGACCCGTTCACGACCCTGGCCCGTTCCATCGTCAACCAGCAGGTCACGCCCAAGGCCGCCAACGCAGCCTGGCAGAAGCTGCTGGCGGCGTGCCCGAAATTCACGCCGGCGCTCGTCATCAAGGCGGGTGCGGCGCAGCTGGCGGACTGCGGGCTGTCCAAGCGCAAGACGGAATACATCCTCGACCTGGCCGACAACTTCAAGACGAAGAAGGTGCATGCCACGGAGTGGCATGCGATGGAGGACGAAGCCGTCATCGCGGAGCTGGTGCAGATCCGCGGCATCACGCGCTGGACGGCCGAGATGTTCCTGATCTTTAACCTGCTGCGGCCGAATGTGCTGCCGCTGGACGACCCGCGCCTGATCGCGGGCATCAGCCATAACTATTTTTCCGGCGAGCCCGTCTCGCGCAGCGATGCGCGCGAGGTGGCCGCCAACTGGGAACCGTTCCGCACCGTGGCGACATGGTATCTGTGGCGCAGCCTCGATCCGGCGGCGCCGGCGGTTCCGGTAGAATGA
- a CDS encoding acetyl-CoA carboxylase carboxyltransferase subunit alpha: protein MTKTTFLNFEQPIAELDSKIEELRFVQDDSAVDISEEIDRLAKKSQQLTKDIYAKLTPWQVAQIARHPQRPYTMDYVNEIFTDFHELHGDRTYADDQSIVGGLARFNGQPCMVIGHQKGRDTKERAMRNFGMPKPEGYRKAMRLMKVAEKFNLPIFTFVDTPGAFPGIDAEERGQSEAIGHNLYVMAELKVPLIATIIGEGGSGGALAIAVGDAVLMLQYATYSVISPEGCASILWKTAERAAEAAEALGLTAHRLKAMGLIDKIVTEPLGGAHRDPKEMARLLKRALADSLRQFQGMKTKELLDNRHKKLLSYGKFKETTPQE from the coding sequence ATGACCAAAACTACTTTCCTCAATTTTGAGCAGCCGATCGCGGAACTGGATTCCAAAATTGAAGAGCTGCGTTTCGTCCAGGACGATTCGGCCGTCGATATCTCGGAAGAGATCGACCGCCTGGCCAAGAAGAGCCAGCAGCTGACCAAGGACATCTACGCCAAGCTGACGCCATGGCAGGTGGCGCAGATCGCGCGCCATCCGCAGCGGCCGTACACGATGGACTACGTCAACGAGATCTTCACCGACTTCCACGAACTGCACGGCGACCGCACCTACGCGGACGACCAGTCGATCGTGGGCGGCCTGGCCCGCTTCAACGGCCAGCCCTGCATGGTCATCGGCCACCAGAAGGGCCGCGACACGAAAGAGCGCGCGATGCGCAACTTCGGCATGCCCAAACCCGAAGGCTACCGCAAGGCCATGCGCCTGATGAAGGTCGCCGAGAAATTCAACCTGCCGATCTTCACGTTTGTCGACACGCCCGGCGCGTTCCCCGGCATCGACGCGGAAGAGCGCGGCCAGTCCGAAGCCATCGGCCATAACCTGTACGTGATGGCCGAACTGAAAGTGCCGCTGATCGCCACGATCATTGGCGAAGGCGGCTCCGGTGGTGCACTGGCGATCGCCGTCGGCGACGCCGTGCTGATGCTGCAGTACGCGACCTACTCGGTCATCTCGCCGGAAGGCTGCGCGTCGATCCTGTGGAAGACGGCCGAACGCGCGGCCGAAGCGGCCGAAGCGCTGGGCCTGACGGCGCACCGCCTGAAAGCCATGGGCCTGATCGACAAGATCGTCACGGAACCGCTGGGCGGCGCCCACCGCGATCCGAAGGAAATGGCACGCCTGCTGAAACGCGCGCTGGCCGACTCGCTGCGCCAGTTCCAGGGCATGAAGACGAAAGAGCTGCTGGACAACCGTCACAAGAAGCTGCTCAGCTACGGCAAGTTCAAGGAAACCACGCCGCAGGAGTAA
- the tilS gene encoding tRNA lysidine(34) synthetase TilS → MKSSLDTIFAAAIAGLPSSQPLAIACSGGLDSSVLLHLARALGRPLFAFHIHHGLSANADAWEAHCAAESARLGVTFASRRINVNGAREGIEASARQARYAALGELCREHGVTLLLTAHHLDDQAETLLLQLARGAGPAGLSGMDAANHAPALLGSADLVLARPLLQASRQQLEAYAREHGIAHIEDESNLDTRYARNALRHTVMPALAAAFPGYQERFARSAAHAQSAQRLLTELAQQDLQACARDGGIDVEALRALSADRRNNLLRHWFAVEGIRIPSASWLLEMTTQLLEAREDANLLVTHPDREVRRYRGRLYLAPKQRELAGTREDIFEDAPFQHFRWRGEASLAFPDYGGTLHFDVAEGGCAPEWLREQLLTISFRRGGERLKLAPNRPTRGLKQHYQALDIPAWERGRLPVVGIPGQLLYAAGLGMDCHNIVQGRNDCVVLRWQPE, encoded by the coding sequence ATGAAGTCCAGTCTCGACACCATTTTCGCCGCCGCCATCGCCGGCCTGCCGTCCAGCCAGCCGCTCGCCATTGCCTGCAGCGGCGGCCTCGATTCCTCCGTCCTGCTGCACCTGGCGCGCGCGCTGGGCCGCCCGCTGTTCGCCTTCCACATCCACCACGGGCTGAGCGCCAATGCAGACGCCTGGGAGGCCCACTGCGCTGCAGAAAGCGCGAGGCTGGGCGTGACGTTCGCGAGCCGCCGCATCAACGTCAACGGGGCAAGGGAGGGCATCGAGGCTTCGGCCCGCCAGGCCCGCTATGCGGCGCTGGGCGAGCTGTGTCGCGAGCATGGCGTGACCTTGCTGCTGACAGCGCATCACCTGGACGACCAGGCCGAAACGCTGCTGCTGCAACTGGCGCGCGGCGCAGGCCCGGCCGGCCTGTCCGGCATGGACGCGGCCAACCACGCGCCGGCGTTATTGGGCAGCGCGGACCTCGTGCTGGCGCGCCCGCTGCTGCAGGCATCGCGCCAGCAACTGGAAGCATACGCCCGCGAACACGGCATCGCGCATATCGAGGACGAATCGAATCTCGACACGCGTTACGCCCGCAATGCGCTGCGGCACACGGTCATGCCGGCGCTGGCCGCCGCGTTCCCCGGCTACCAGGAAAGGTTCGCCCGCAGCGCCGCGCACGCGCAGTCGGCGCAGCGGCTGCTGACGGAACTGGCGCAGCAGGATCTGCAAGCCTGCGCGCGCGACGGCGGCATCGACGTGGAAGCACTGCGCGCATTGAGCGCCGACCGCCGCAACAACCTGTTGCGGCACTGGTTTGCGGTGGAAGGCATTCGCATCCCGTCGGCCAGCTGGCTGCTGGAAATGACGACGCAACTGCTGGAGGCACGCGAGGACGCCAACCTGCTGGTCACGCATCCGGACCGCGAAGTGCGGCGCTACCGCGGCCGCCTGTACCTGGCGCCGAAACAGCGCGAGCTGGCCGGGACGCGCGAGGACATTTTCGAGGACGCGCCGTTCCAGCATTTCCGATGGCGCGGCGAAGCGTCGCTGGCGTTTCCCGACTACGGCGGCACCTTGCATTTCGACGTGGCGGAAGGGGGCTGCGCACCCGAGTGGCTGCGCGAACAGCTGCTGACAATCTCGTTCCGCCGCGGTGGCGAACGCCTCAAGCTTGCACCGAACCGGCCCACGCGCGGGCTGAAGCAGCATTACCAGGCACTCGATATCCCGGCCTGGGAGCGCGGCCGGCTGCCCGTGGTCGGCATTCCCGGGCAGTTGTTATACGCCGCAGGCCTCGGCATGGATTGCCACAACATTGTGCAGGGCCGCAATGACTGCGTTGTTTTGCGCTGGCAGCCGGAATAA
- a CDS encoding aspartate kinase, whose translation MALIVHKYGGTSMGSTDRIKNVARRVAKWHDAGHQIVVVPSAMSGETNRLIALAKEVQNPPDPRELDMIASTGEQVSVALLSMALQAIGKQAVSYAGWQVGIKTDSAFTKARIQSIDDKRVRADLEAGKIVVITGFQGVDENGNIATLGRGGSDTSAVAIAAALKAAECLIYTDVDGVYTTDPRVVSEARRLKAITFEEMLELASLGSKVLQTRSVEFAGNYRVPTRVLSSLTDPLMDLAEEASSGTLISFEEDKNMEQAVISGIAFNRDEAKISVMGVADRPGVAYHILGPVAAANVEVDMIIQNQSVEGKTDFTFTVSRNDYNKALEALNAQKDEIGFATLIGDAKVSKISVVGVGMRSHVGVASDMFRTLAEEGINIMMISTSEIKISVLIDEKYMELAVRALHKAFDLDKE comes from the coding sequence ATGGCTTTAATCGTTCACAAGTACGGCGGTACGTCGATGGGATCGACGGACCGTATCAAGAACGTCGCGCGCCGAGTGGCCAAGTGGCACGACGCGGGACACCAGATCGTCGTGGTGCCGTCCGCGATGTCCGGAGAAACCAACCGCCTGATCGCGCTGGCCAAGGAAGTGCAGAACCCGCCCGACCCGCGCGAACTGGACATGATCGCCTCGACGGGCGAACAGGTCTCCGTGGCGCTGCTGTCGATGGCACTGCAGGCGATCGGCAAACAGGCCGTCTCGTACGCCGGCTGGCAGGTGGGCATTAAAACCGATTCCGCGTTCACGAAAGCGCGCATCCAGTCGATCGACGACAAGCGCGTGCGCGCCGACCTCGAAGCGGGCAAGATCGTCGTCATCACGGGCTTCCAGGGCGTCGACGAGAACGGCAACATCGCCACCCTGGGCCGTGGCGGTTCCGACACGTCGGCAGTGGCCATCGCGGCCGCGCTGAAGGCGGCCGAATGCCTGATCTACACGGACGTCGACGGCGTCTACACGACCGACCCGCGCGTCGTTTCGGAAGCACGCCGCTTGAAGGCGATCACCTTCGAAGAGATGCTGGAACTGGCGTCGCTGGGCTCGAAAGTGCTGCAGACCCGCTCCGTCGAATTCGCCGGCAACTACCGCGTGCCGACACGCGTGCTGTCGTCGCTGACCGACCCGCTGATGGACCTGGCCGAGGAAGCCAGCTCGGGAACCCTGATTTCGTTTGAGGAAGACAAGAATATGGAACAAGCAGTCATCTCCGGCATCGCCTTCAACCGCGACGAAGCCAAAATCTCCGTCATGGGCGTGGCCGACCGCCCGGGCGTGGCGTACCACATCCTGGGCCCGGTCGCCGCGGCCAACGTGGAAGTGGACATGATCATCCAGAACCAGTCCGTCGAAGGCAAGACCGACTTCACGTTCACCGTCTCGCGCAACGACTACAACAAGGCCCTGGAAGCGCTGAACGCGCAGAAGGACGAAATCGGCTTCGCCACGCTGATCGGCGACGCGAAAGTATCGAAGATCTCCGTCGTCGGCGTGGGCATGCGCAGCCACGTGGGCGTCGCCTCGGACATGTTCCGCACGCTGGCCGAAGAGGGCATCAACATCATGATGATCTCGACCTCCGAGATCAAGATATCGGTGCTGATCGACGAGAAATACATGGAGCTGGCCGTGCGCGCGCTGCACAAGGCGTTCGATCTGGACAAAGAGTAA
- a CDS encoding PhoX family protein produces MHKPDELVVTIVESDENCNNSSNEHFNTVLSARLSRRNMLRGGFATAASAVFGGLGLAGCGSSDDPVAEAPAPTPPVITPPAEKLLGFAAVPKSLADSVIVPTGYTAAVLYALGDPLRAGTPAYKNDGTDADFDNRAGDHHDGMEYFGLSATGTPSATGSDRGVLAMNHEATTDEKLSSHFLHANGGTTSLPRPAAEVDREVAVHGISVVEVRKTGSAWNTVADSTFNRRLTALSEVEIAGPARGNALLVTKFSPDGTRTRGTLNNCGGGRSPWGTYLSGEENWSGYFVRSATDDAARNDKSVVSLRRYGRNQGATSRHGWETGGTDDKYQRWDISKKGASLNGSDDYRNEMNGQGYIIEVDPYDKTRPARKRSALGRYAHESAAFSNPVVGQPLAVYMGDDSRNEYIYKFVTKAAWSAADANPGDRIATGDKYLDEGTLYVAKVNADGSGQWIELSMNNPLIANYATYKFADLADVLVNARLAADAVGATKMDRPEWCSVNPANGEIYYTLTNNSNRNVNASGSSQLPPDAGNPRAYTDMKGSSAQNGNPNGHIIRFREGVAGSAATSFTWDVYLFGAESGADATRVNLSGLTADQDHSSPDGLAFLKSTGICWIQTDDGAYTDVTNNMMLAALPGKVGDGAKTTLVYDKADGTKLNVDTYVGKKASADTLKRFLVGPVGAEITGITETPDGKALFVNIQHPGENTALANIGDPAKYTSQWPANAGYGAGKRPRSATIVITKNDGGRIGT; encoded by the coding sequence ATGCACAAGCCGGATGAACTGGTAGTTACTATTGTCGAGTCGGATGAGAATTGCAATAACTCGTCTAACGAGCACTTCAACACCGTGCTGAGCGCACGTCTCTCGCGCCGCAACATGCTGCGCGGCGGCTTCGCCACGGCAGCCAGCGCCGTCTTTGGCGGCCTGGGTCTGGCAGGTTGCGGCAGCTCGGACGATCCTGTGGCCGAGGCCCCCGCGCCGACCCCGCCGGTGATTACCCCGCCTGCCGAGAAACTGCTGGGCTTTGCCGCAGTGCCGAAGAGCCTGGCCGACAGTGTCATCGTCCCGACCGGCTACACTGCCGCCGTCCTGTACGCGCTGGGCGATCCGCTGCGCGCCGGCACCCCGGCCTATAAGAACGACGGCACCGACGCCGATTTCGATAACCGTGCCGGCGACCACCACGACGGCATGGAATACTTTGGCCTGTCCGCCACCGGCACCCCGTCGGCGACCGGTTCCGACCGCGGCGTGCTGGCGATGAACCACGAAGCCACCACCGACGAGAAGCTGTCCTCGCACTTCCTGCATGCCAACGGCGGCACCACCAGCCTGCCGCGCCCTGCTGCGGAAGTCGACAGGGAAGTCGCAGTCCACGGTATCAGCGTGGTCGAAGTGCGCAAGACCGGTAGCGCCTGGAACACCGTGGCCGATTCGACCTTCAACCGCCGCCTGACGGCCCTGTCCGAAGTGGAAATCGCCGGGCCGGCTCGCGGCAATGCCCTGCTGGTGACCAAGTTTTCGCCGGACGGCACCAGGACCCGCGGCACCCTGAACAATTGCGGCGGCGGCCGTTCGCCATGGGGCACCTACCTGTCGGGCGAAGAAAACTGGTCCGGCTACTTCGTCCGTTCGGCAACCGACGATGCCGCGCGCAACGACAAGAGCGTGGTCTCGCTGCGCCGCTACGGCCGCAACCAGGGCGCGACCTCGCGCCACGGCTGGGAAACCGGCGGCACGGACGACAAGTACCAGCGCTGGGACATCAGCAAGAAGGGCGCATCGCTCAATGGCAGCGACGACTACCGCAACGAGATGAATGGCCAGGGCTACATCATCGAAGTCGACCCGTACGACAAGACCAGACCGGCCAGGAAGCGCAGCGCGCTGGGCCGCTACGCGCACGAAAGCGCCGCCTTCAGCAATCCGGTCGTGGGCCAGCCGCTGGCGGTCTACATGGGCGACGACTCGCGCAATGAATACATCTACAAGTTCGTCACGAAAGCCGCATGGAGCGCGGCCGACGCCAATCCGGGCGACCGCATCGCCACCGGTGACAAGTACCTGGACGAAGGCACCCTGTATGTCGCCAAGGTCAACGCCGACGGCAGCGGCCAGTGGATCGAGCTGTCGATGAACAATCCGCTGATCGCGAACTACGCCACCTACAAGTTCGCCGACCTGGCCGATGTCCTGGTCAACGCCCGCCTGGCCGCCGATGCCGTCGGCGCGACCAAGATGGACCGTCCCGAATGGTGCTCGGTCAACCCGGCCAACGGCGAGATCTACTACACGCTGACCAACAATTCGAATCGCAACGTCAACGCCAGCGGCTCGTCGCAGCTGCCGCCCGACGCCGGCAACCCGCGCGCCTATACCGACATGAAGGGGTCGAGCGCGCAGAACGGCAACCCGAACGGCCACATCATCCGCTTCAGGGAAGGCGTCGCCGGCTCCGCCGCCACCAGCTTCACGTGGGACGTCTACCTGTTCGGCGCCGAGAGCGGCGCGGATGCGACCCGCGTCAACCTGTCGGGCCTGACTGCCGACCAGGACCACTCGAGCCCGGACGGCCTGGCCTTCCTGAAGAGCACCGGCATCTGCTGGATCCAGACCGACGATGGCGCCTATACCGACGTCACCAACAACATGATGCTGGCAGCGCTGCCGGGCAAGGTCGGCGACGGCGCAAAGACCACGCTCGTCTACGACAAGGCGGACGGCACCAAGCTCAATGTCGACACCTACGTGGGCAAGAAGGCCAGTGCCGATACGCTCAAGCGGTTCCTGGTGGGGCCGGTGGGCGCGGAAATCACCGGCATCACGGAGACCCCGGACGGCAAGGCGCTGTTCGTCAATATCCAGCACCCGGGCGAGAACACCGCGCTGGCCAATATTGGCGATCCGGCCAAATACACCAGCCAGTGGCCCGCCAATGCCGGCTATGGCGCGGGCAAGCGTCCGCGTTCGGCGACGATCGTCATTACCAAGAATGACGGGGGACGGATCGGTACCTAA